One part of the Halodesulfovibrio sp. genome encodes these proteins:
- the lipB gene encoding lipoyl(octanoyl) transferase LipB: MRVVDLGLISYADAEKIQKETLADVVDGAEETLFLLEHPPVITFGRNGGRENLLVSDEFLQQQNVELVHSSRGGNITCHFPGQLVAYPIFRVAKKPGGMRGLFHDLEEVVIQTCAHYGLQTTRQDGRPGVWIDNRKICSIGIAMRKWTSYHGLAFNVLSDVDLFSLITLCGLADAEPTSLEKELGRNDIDMQEVKHVLTEAFKTVFADSTLAQG; encoded by the coding sequence ATGCGTGTTGTTGATCTTGGACTCATTTCCTACGCTGATGCTGAAAAAATTCAAAAAGAAACTCTTGCAGACGTTGTAGACGGAGCAGAAGAGACTCTTTTTCTTCTTGAACACCCGCCGGTGATTACCTTTGGTCGTAACGGTGGCAGAGAAAATCTGCTCGTCAGTGATGAATTTTTACAACAGCAGAATGTAGAACTTGTCCATTCATCCCGTGGCGGCAACATAACCTGCCACTTCCCCGGTCAACTCGTAGCATACCCGATTTTTCGTGTAGCAAAAAAGCCGGGTGGGATGCGCGGACTCTTTCACGATTTAGAAGAAGTTGTCATCCAAACCTGCGCTCACTATGGTCTTCAGACCACAAGGCAGGACGGCAGACCCGGAGTATGGATTGATAACAGAAAAATCTGTTCCATCGGCATCGCTATGCGGAAATGGACAAGCTACCACGGACTAGCATTTAACGTTTTATCCGACGTTGATTTATTTTCGTTAATCACTCTTTGCGGTCTTGCTGATGCAGAGCCTACATCGCTCGAAAAAGAACTTGGTCGCAATGACATAGACATGCAGGAAGTAAAACATGTGCTCACAGAAGCCTTCAAAACCGTATTTGCGGATTCCACCTTGGCTCAGGGTTAA